One part of the Pandoraea faecigallinarum genome encodes these proteins:
- a CDS encoding 3-hydroxyanthranilate 3,4-dioxygenase: MLTYGKPFNFQRWIDDHAHLLKPPVGNQQVWQDSDFIVTVVGGPNHRTDYHDDPLEEFFYQFRGNAWVNLWIDGRPERVDLKEGDIFLLPPHVRHSPQRPEDGSLCLVIERQRPAGLLDGFEWYCLKCNAQVHRVEVQLKSIVTDLPPLFEAFYGDESLRRCPGCGEIHPGRAAQPKTTVPA; encoded by the coding sequence ATGTTGACGTATGGCAAACCTTTCAACTTCCAGCGCTGGATCGACGATCACGCGCATCTGCTCAAGCCGCCGGTCGGCAACCAGCAGGTCTGGCAGGACAGCGATTTCATCGTGACGGTCGTCGGCGGCCCCAACCATCGCACCGACTACCACGACGATCCGCTCGAAGAGTTTTTCTACCAGTTCAGGGGCAACGCCTGGGTCAACCTGTGGATCGACGGCCGCCCCGAGCGGGTGGATCTCAAGGAAGGCGACATCTTCCTGCTGCCGCCGCACGTGCGGCATTCGCCCCAGCGTCCCGAAGACGGCAGCCTGTGTCTCGTGATCGAGCGTCAGCGCCCCGCGGGACTGCTCGACGGCTTCGAATGGTACTGCCTGAAGTGCAACGCGCAGGTCCATCGCGTGGAAGTCCAGCTCAAGAGCATCGTGACGGATCTGCCGCCGCTGTTCGAAGCGTTCTACGGCGACGAATCGCTGCGCCGGTGCCCCGGTTGCGGCGAGATTCATCCGGGCCGCGCCGCGCAGCCGAAGACCACGGTGCCTGCCTGA
- a CDS encoding amidohydrolase family protein, producing the protein MKKIDMHAHFFPRITREEAARLDAATAPWLRIDEGGETGNIMLENRAFRPVYRALWDPALRIEELDRHGVDLQVVCATPIMFGYRYEGRAVMDWVQRMNDLALEHCAYAPERLKPMAQVPLQDLDLACAEASRAKATGHVGVQIGNHLGEKDLDDEQLVAFLRHCGNEHIPVLVHPWDMMTDGRMKKWMMPWLVAMPAETQLSILSLILSGALERLPRSLKLCFAHGGGAFPYLLGRAENAWHCRDIVRADSPHPPSHYLDRFYVDSAVFDPRALRLLVDTMGAERIMLGSDHPFPLGEQNIGHLVAQQPGLDEAARRRILAGNAIEFFGL; encoded by the coding sequence ATGAAGAAAATCGACATGCACGCCCACTTCTTCCCGCGCATCACGCGAGAAGAAGCGGCCCGCCTGGATGCCGCCACCGCCCCCTGGCTGCGTATCGACGAAGGCGGCGAGACCGGCAACATCATGCTCGAGAACCGCGCATTCCGTCCGGTCTACCGCGCCCTGTGGGATCCCGCGCTGCGTATCGAGGAACTCGACCGCCACGGCGTCGACCTCCAGGTGGTCTGCGCCACGCCGATCATGTTCGGCTACCGCTACGAAGGCCGTGCCGTGATGGACTGGGTGCAGCGCATGAACGATCTGGCGCTGGAGCATTGCGCCTACGCCCCGGAGCGCCTGAAACCCATGGCGCAGGTGCCGCTGCAAGACCTCGATCTGGCCTGCGCGGAGGCCTCGCGAGCCAAGGCGACCGGCCACGTCGGTGTGCAGATCGGCAACCATCTGGGTGAAAAAGATCTGGACGACGAACAGCTCGTGGCGTTTTTGCGGCACTGCGGCAACGAACACATCCCCGTGCTCGTGCACCCGTGGGACATGATGACCGATGGCCGCATGAAGAAGTGGATGATGCCCTGGCTCGTCGCCATGCCCGCCGAGACGCAGCTCTCCATTCTTTCGCTGATTCTCTCAGGGGCGCTCGAGCGCCTGCCGCGCTCGCTCAAGCTGTGCTTCGCGCACGGCGGCGGCGCCTTCCCGTACCTGCTGGGCCGCGCGGAGAACGCCTGGCATTGCCGCGACATCGTGCGCGCCGACAGCCCGCACCCGCCGTCGCACTATCTGGACCGTTTCTATGTCGACAGCGCCGTGTTCGACCCGCGCGCGCTGCGCCTGCTCGTCGACACGATGGGCGCGGAGCGCATCATGCTCGGCTCGGACCATCCGTTCCCGCTCGGCGAACAGAACATCGGCCATCTGGTCGCGCAGCAGCCGGGGCTGGACGAGGCGGCCCGCCGTCGCATTCTGGCAGGCAACGCCATCGAGTTCTTCGGCCTGTGA